Genomic window (Gemmatimonadota bacterium):
CCGGCCCAGCAGGGCGTCCAGTTGGTGACCAATCCCGTCCGCCGCCATCAGGGACTCGCCCACGAGTACGGCGTCGAATCCCGCCTGCTGCAGGAGCAGGACGTCCTCCCGTGTGTAGATCCCGCTCTCGCCGACGGTGACGATCCCATCGGGAATGCGCGGTCTCAGGCCCAGTGAAGTATCCAGCGAAACCGTGAAATCCTTCAGGTCCCGGTTGTTGACGCCGATGATGCGGCTTCCGGCTTCCAGGGCCCGGTCCAGCTCCCGCTCGTCGTGTACTTCCACCAGGCAGTGCAGGCCGTATGCCGCCGCGGTCTGCTGCAGGGCTTTCAGGCGGGCGTCGTCCAGGACCGCAACGATCAGCAGCAGGGCGTCCGCGCCCATGGACGCGGTTTCGTGGACCTGGTATTCGTCCACAATGAATTCCTTGCGCAACACCGGCACCGGCACGCTCCGGCGAAGCGCCACCAGGTCCTCGTCGCACCCCTGGAAGAACCGCGTGTCCGTCAACACCGAAATGGCCGAGGCTCCGTGAGCCGCGTATACCGGCCCGATCTCATCGGGGATCGCATCGGGACGTATCGCGCCTTTAGACGGCGAAGCCTTTTTGAATTCGGCGATGACTCCGATACCGTCCCCCTGCTTCAACGCCTGGTCGAAGGGCCGAAGGTCCACGCGGCGCCCGGGCTCGACAAGGGGCAACGGATTGCGGCTCTTGCGGTCCTCGACCTCACGTATCTTGTGCGCTACGATCTGGTTCAGAATATCCATGGCTGCCACGCTTACCTGTCGCACTCCTCACTCCAGTCGAGTTCCGGTTGCCTATTCGTTGGTCATCCTGATCAACGCGTCGAGCTTTTCCAGGGCCGCGCCGGAGTCGATCGCCCGGGCCGCCCTGGCGATACCTTCGTCGAAATCCTCCGCCCGGCCGCCGGCAACGATCGCCGCGGCGGCATTGAGCAGGACGATGTCCCTGCGGGGACCCTCTTCTCCGGCCAGGACGGTCCGGATGATCGCCGCGTTCTCATCTACCTCGCCGCCTTTCAAATCCTCGATGGAAGCCCGTGGCAGGCCGAAGTCTTCCGGCGCGACATCGTAGGTCCTGACCGTGCCGTCCCGGACTTCCGCCACGTGGGTGGACGCCGTGATCGTGATTTCGTCCAGTCCGTCCGCGCTGTGCACCACGAAGGCGCGCTCCGCCCCCAGGTTGTTCAGTACGTGCGCCGCGGTCTGGACGACGCTTCCGTCGTACACGCCCATGACCTGCGCCGTCGTACCGGCCGGATTGGTCAGCGGTCCCAGGAGGTTGAGCACCGTCCGCACGCCGAGTTCCCTGCGCGGCCCGCTGGCGAAACGCATGGCCGAATGGAGGGCGGGGGCGAACATGAAACCGATGCCTATTTCATCGATGCAAGCCGACACTTGTTCGGGCGGTATCTCGATATTCACGCCAAGGGCCGTCAGAACGTCGGCGCTGCCCGCCTTGCTGGATGCCGCGCGGCCGCCGTGCTTGGCGATGAAGGCGCCACCGGCCGCGGCCACGAAGGCCGCCGCCGTCGATATGTTGAAGGTATGCTTCCCGTCGCCTCCCGTACCGCAGGTGTCCACGATGGGGTAGGCGCGGCAGTCGATCCGCGTGGCCCTGGCGCGCATGACCCGGGCGAAGCCGGTGACTTCCTCGATCGTCTCGCCCTTCAGACGAAAGGCGACCAGCAAGGCGCCGATCTGCGCCGGCGTCGCGTCGCCGGACATGATGCCTTCCATGACCTCCATCGCTTCCGCCTCGGTCAGCGAAACGCCCTCGATGGCTTTAGCTATCGCTTGTTGAACCATGAATTCCTTAACCCCGTCGGGTGACATCAGGCCGGTTCACGGGTTGCCCTCCCGGCCGGCGTCTACCTTATCAGCC
Coding sequences:
- the trpC gene encoding indole-3-glycerol phosphate synthase TrpC, translating into MDILNQIVAHKIREVEDRKSRNPLPLVEPGRRVDLRPFDQALKQGDGIGVIAEFKKASPSKGAIRPDAIPDEIGPVYAAHGASAISVLTDTRFFQGCDEDLVALRRSVPVPVLRKEFIVDEYQVHETASMGADALLLIVAVLDDARLKALQQTAAAYGLHCLVEVHDERELDRALEAGSRIIGVNNRDLKDFTVSLDTSLGLRPRIPDGIVTVGESGIYTREDVLLLQQAGFDAVLVGESLMAADGIGHQLDALLGRVPARTGRGA
- the trpD gene encoding anthranilate phosphoribosyltransferase; translation: MVQQAIAKAIEGVSLTEAEAMEVMEGIMSGDATPAQIGALLVAFRLKGETIEEVTGFARVMRARATRIDCRAYPIVDTCGTGGDGKHTFNISTAAAFVAAAGGAFIAKHGGRAASSKAGSADVLTALGVNIEIPPEQVSACIDEIGIGFMFAPALHSAMRFASGPRRELGVRTVLNLLGPLTNPAGTTAQVMGVYDGSVVQTAAHVLNNLGAERAFVVHSADGLDEITITASTHVAEVRDGTVRTYDVAPEDFGLPRASIEDLKGGEVDENAAIIRTVLAGEEGPRRDIVLLNAAAAIVAGGRAEDFDEGIARAARAIDSGAALEKLDALIRMTNE